ATTCGCGCCACCTCGTCGCCATGCATTATTACCTGCGTCACAAAAGCGACACGTtgaatttattcaatatatcgACGTGCAAACAAAAAGGACATTTggatataattgttttattataatcatcCGCTAACCAGATAAGAATCTGTCATATCTGACTCTGTCTCGGCCAGCAGACAGTAAATTCTGAACAACTGGTAAACGCTGTGATCATCAAAGACCGGATGGGATCTCTCCAGGTACATCTTTTTACAAACCAACCAGCAAATCTCATCTATCCCGTTTTCCAAGCTCTTCAACGTTTGTACAGAAGTAGCGTCGGTTACAGAGGAGAACACCTGAAGTAATAATTCTCGCTATAGAATACACTGAATACAGCGAGGTGGACGCAGGAAGAGCAAAGCAAATGCTTTTGACCGagggtagagagagagaaaacttGGGAAAATATTCAGAGATACTTAACAAAACagacattttgaaaataagaaagtaaagtaaaaacttttatacatctatgaatattcttttttttttttattaagtattctACTTTATCTCCACATTCCAAATGTTCAAGTATTTGCtagaatttgtaaataatgagCTTGTTGTGCCTGAACGTTTGAAAACGTTTTATtcgtgtatataaaaaattctactaTTTCTCtcaataattaagaaaattgacaTTTGCTTTTTCATTCATTCAAACGCTCATGGCACAAGCGTCTTGCGCGAAAGAAGAAGACCTTACTTCTTTCTGTAAGTAATAGATGTACTGATCGAACGTTAAACTCTGCGTACTCCGGTAATGCTCCAGGCCTTTCTCCACGCCGTACAAGTCCATCATGGTACCAATGTTGGCTGTCAGGAcctatgaaaattaaatatcaatatggacaaatgtaaaaaagaagaggaaagagagaactTTAATATGACTTTGCACGTCATATAAAACTGtcaatattaatcaatattaattgtattattgattagaaatataaaacaagGTACGAGGATGTGACATGTGACCACGCTAGATGATTCGATGATTCGAGGGAGGCTATTCCGAACGGGCTTTCTCGGCGATTGCACGAGTTTCTCAAAAAGGGGTCTCACCTTTAACTTGGATTTGGCGACCGTGTTGGTGGCATCGGCCTGTAACGCGTGAAACGCATGCCAGATACTGTTGGTGAGATTCTTGAGCAGGTGGGCCATCGCGATCGCCTGACTCGGCTCACTCGACGGCAACAGGTGTCCTCCGCAGTGTCCGCAATCCGCACTCCGCTAACCGCTCTCGTTCCTTCTGTCTTTTTCCGTCTACCTGACGACCCTGACGTAGGTATAGGTATCCTTCTGTATCAGTGTATCATATCACTGTATCCTAGCTGCTAGAGCAACGTGTCCGCGTCCGCGTCCGCGTCCGCCTATCGCGCCTCGCCAATGACGCCAATCAGACAATGTTCGGCGAGcgcataatatttatctttcgtCTCTAAATGGCGTGTCTCTTCCCTTCCCCGTTATCTCCGTCTCTCGCTTCGTTCCTCGTTCCCCGTTCTTCCCGAGCCCGAGTGACGAGACACGAGAGTCACGAGACATCTGTGCTCTCCTTGGATCTTGAATCTTTGGTCCTCCTGCTTCCTGGGCCTGGGCctagagttcctataataagagttagGACAAACTGCCGCCATGTACAGCCAAAtgatagctttgtctcactcccactaacTTCTTGGCTGAAACATAATGGCGACCATGATAGCTTGGTCTCACTCCCACTTACAGCTTGTCTCACTCTTACTAACTTGGCTGAAACATATGACGGGACCAATCAAAAATCGTCACCACATTGGcttaactcttattataggaactctaCAGCTAGGGCTAGGGTACGTTGCTGACAGCTGACAGTTGACAGTAGTCGGACATGTCAAAGTCGGCCTGGACTCTTTTGCTGATGATTCTTCAAGCTTGTCTCGTTGGAAATACGTTTGGTTCGATAGGTGACAAGTCGCAGGTATACAACCAATGTCTAGCGCTGTGTCGCACTAGCAACTGCAAAGATGGTAATGATCGATCTGCGATTTTTCccatttcaattatttaaattcttttcactttttccTCAAAGTGATGCGAAACTAGGCCCGAAGTTTAcagtatatttattgtagcTGAAACGcgtgaagagagagaaatgtttACAGTATGTACATATTGCACATACAtagaatataatgtaatatatataatataatatgtgaacAAGATACACGTAATATATGTCAAGTGTAATAAGGGAATAAGCGCTAATGTCGTAGCCAGATTAAGAAATCTGCAATGTTTGTAAAAtcgttttataaaatgtttaggTATCTTTATTAAAGTGCAGCCACATTCTCAAATCatggttaaaaatgaaatgttttacTACGATCTGACTgagaattttagtttttttcatttttataaaaattcgctAACAAGCGGCCCGGCACATTGTCAAACactacttattgttagaatcaTACTAACTTAGGACCTTGTTTCGCCCTGCTGCCTGCTGCACGCTGCACGCTGCACATGGATGTGTGGGGATTGTGAGGTGGACCTAGCTTCACGTGGTAAATTGAAAATCTTTTTTGGAATCGTGCAACAGAGCAAAACACAGGGTCCAAGCTAATAAGAATAGGTTTCTAAATAGATTTCAATTTAACACATCAAGTTAGGTTTTCACACCCAACATCTCTATATGTGCAGCTGGGTGAAACTGAATTGAATATCAATTctcgaatataattatttcttcctttttttaaaattctctcttaattctctttcagTCTCGCTCTCATTCAGATTATCTTAGATTATCTCAAATTATCATTACGATAGTGATCAGTCGAGATATATCAaattgctctctctctctcactctctctctctctctctctctctctctctttctctcctattgtgtgtgtgtgcgtgcgtgtgtgtgtatactcaactacatacatatgtatacatatacaatctttatttttcattccCAAGTTGTGTGTCGTAGAATCatatcgatttattataatttatagtatcaaaaatattttccccAATTTCAAGCAaggttaatatatgtatgttaatgaagattaaagtaatataatcaCACTAGCATGTATACAGTTCCctttcagattttattttataccttATTTGCtcgtaaaaaaacatttctttatcaagaattcaatttaatttaattttcagatttcAAGGAAGAACCTTCCTTATCGTTAATCTCGTTACGCTGGTCTTGCGAGGAAGATTGTAGTTATATTTGCATATGGAGGACCGTTGATTACTTCGTATCTCATGGTTTAAAGATACCACAGTTTCATGGAAAAGTAAGCAAAATATAGCAACTATATCCTTTTacgaaaagatatataatataattatacacgaGGAAAAATATCTATGCGTCTATGTTTgaagcaaaaatattattttttcttagtaCCATCGCGGTAAACCGCCGCGCATacgtattttgtttttataaaagcaaattttaattttatacaacgcAATAAAAcctatatattacttttatgtaGCATAACTTTGTTtctatgcatatgtatatcaaGGCTATGTAATGTTTTCATTTATTCTTATGACACTTATGATAATatccattttataaataatgatgtataataaattattcttattcatCCCGCAGTGGCCATTCATCCGCCTATTTGGATGTCAGGAGCCTGCTTCGGTTTTATTCTCCATACTCAATTTTTATGCACATTGGATAATGTatcgaaaatttaaaacaaggATTGATCGATCTAATCCTATGTTCTACGCTTGGACGTATTTCAGTATTGTAAGTTCAGTCTACTCTATATACCACGTCTACTCAAATGTCTAAAACTTGGCAACCTTTGACTTGTAATCTGCTTAAAAGGCTTAACTTTATTGCAGATATGCTTAAATGGGTGGTTTTGGTCAACCGTATTCCATTCGCGGGATTGGCCATTTACAGAAGCTATGGATTATTCTTGTGCGTTTAGTATGGTACTTACACTCTTGTACTGTATGCTTTTAAGGTAACGCACAATAAATTTCGTCTTATCTGGATATGATTAAggtgttaatatttaaaaaaatgtataataatatacttatttgGTAAATACACATCgttagtaaattaattttggaatatattcaaagataaaagaaacaaGTCTTAACGTaacgtatataaatgttaaatctttattgtttaggtaatattaaattttatgtacgtgttaattattgtttagGATAACGAATAAAAGGAATAAAGCTTGTGTTATAATAACTTGCGGATATGTGAGCATTTTGTGCACACATTTGTCACATTTATGGTCAGGCAGAATTAATTATGGTTATAATATGATGCTTAATGTAACGATAGGTAAGTTTTACACCATAATCGCATTAATCGCATATCCTTACAGGAAGATAACTGTATAACAAAGCTGAACCGTTTATGATTCCAGGATTAACGACTGTCGCGATAACGATGCTGTGGTGGTATTTTAACCGTACCAAGTTGCCTTACGTATACTTAGTCGCTTGGTTCAATATGTTGACTATTCTCGTGACTGTGCTCGAGTTGGCAGACTTTCCTCCTATTTTTTGGATATTTGATGCTCATTCCTTGTGGCACGCCAGTACAGTTCCTTtaacgatattattatataggtaCGTACACGCatgcacacacacgtgtgcagctacaataataaaagaactaacgtataattatttattcaatgtaGATGTGTGTAATTCCGTAATTCAAGCAActgaattacatttatatataatatgaagtatagtttatataaattgaactttattttacaatctctTACTAATCATCAAGTGTTCTTCAATAGACTTCTTTAATAGAGCTGCGATTACAcacatacaataaataaaattaaataattacatctttatttatattctacaGGTTTATGATCGCAGATTGCCGTTACCTGAAAAGATATTACGACAAATCATTTCTAGATATTGATCGTCATAGGCAgtaattccttttttttttttcatattgcaTAACGATAATCTATGTCTGGGCCTTGGTAAATATTCGGGGTAAGACAaagaatacaaatattaatttgatttttaatgtaggatatattctaaaattcgtaaatcaaaatattatagcaGAAAAATTCTTACAAAACTAAgtggaaattttaatttaaaatacagaataaaaaatcgcaGACTTTTATTACTTAGTTTGTCAAGTATATTTCTGCTATATTCtactgtttaattttttttcacacgaGTGCACGTATCCGTAAAATCGTTGCAAcacatttttactttgtaataCAAAGGTTTTGTtgaagaaatacaaaaaatgctCTTggctaatatattttagaataataaaattttatttcgttattaataaaatgcaaatatgtcGAATCTATTAGTTACGgacgaatataaaatttgtcgcATGTAACATTACTAAAGTACTTATGACATGTCACGGCGCAGGATACGAA
This genomic stretch from Temnothorax longispinosus isolate EJ_2023e chromosome 9, Tlon_JGU_v1, whole genome shotgun sequence harbors:
- the Pgap3 gene encoding post-GPI attachment to proteins factor 3, producing MSKSAWTLLLMILQACLVGNTFGSIGDKSQVYNQCLALCRTSNCKDDFKEEPSLSLISLRWSCEEDCSYICIWRTVDYFVSHGLKIPQFHGKWPFIRLFGCQEPASVLFSILNFYAHWIMYRKFKTRIDRSNPMFYAWTYFSIICLNGWFWSTVFHSRDWPFTEAMDYSCAFSMVLTLLYCMLLRITNKRNKACVIITCGYVSILCTHLSHLWSGRINYGYNMMLNVTIGLTTVAITMLWWYFNRTKLPYVYLVAWFNMLTILVTVLELADFPPIFWIFDAHSLWHASTVPLTILLYRFMIADCRYLKRYYDKSFLDIDRHRQ